A genome region from Primulina eburnea isolate SZY01 chromosome 9, ASM2296580v1, whole genome shotgun sequence includes the following:
- the LOC140840934 gene encoding putative pumilio homolog 8, chloroplastic, with translation MEESFSAALYSVPDHPHYERPLESVFSDLNLSETPLPAAFMGTSPDYGRAFYTRGDLVNFDNQFELPRGMGFSYTNPQVSNGSILKLRAQYAANGNMGFFIQPQNYTVYENLQNSNPSPGNCNLNPGPVCDFNSAYNLPLNLNGNFYRNGFRLPENRNWYPHFEGVNFLMAAKDQQGCRLLQKKLLQGTPEEKNMIFSGLLSHVCDLMVDQFGNYLIQTIFEVCSVEQMDQLLWLVTDDLLNLFHICLDIHGAKAMQKILEHLRTREQTAHVLSVLRRLTVLLSKSKIGQHVIHHCLKSFSHEENKHILNEVATHCVEIATDQNGCRVLKQCVFHAQGELQDRLVLEIAVNSVFLSEHAYGNYVVQYLLELRIPRVTAAILAQLSGNFVALSLNKHGSHVVEQCMKNSGGDKVIEIINEIINNPKFLTVLQDPYGNFVAQSALKFSKGTFLHKNMVALILEHYPFLHSHPHGQRVLTKIKGRKNLGDHVKYVLRSSHM, from the exons ATGGAAGAGAGCTTCTCCGCCGCCCTTTATTCCGTTCCAGATCATCCCCATTACGAGCGTCCACTCGAGTCTGTATTCAGTGATCTGAATCTCTCCGAAACTCCACTTCCGGCCGCCTTCATGGGGACGTCACCAGATTACGGTCGCGCTTTTTATACCCGTGGAGATCTTGTTAATTTTGACAACCAGTTTGAGTTGCCACGAGGGATGGGTTTCTCCTATACAAATCCACAGGTTTCTAATGGGAGTATACTGAAACTTAGGGCTCAATATGCTGCGAACGGGAACATGGGATTCTTCATCCAACCCCAAAATTATACCGTTTATGAAAATCTTCAGAATTCAAACCCTTCGCCTGGCAATTGTAATTTGAACCCAGGTCCTGTTTGTGATTTCAATAGCGCGTACAATCTTCCACTGAACCTGAACGGTAACTTTTATCGAAACGGCTTCAGGCTGCCTGAAAACAGGAATTGGTACCCCCATTTTGAGGGGGTGAATTTTCTAATGGCGGCCAAGGATCAACAAGGTTGCAGGCTACTGCAGAAGAAGCTCTTACAGGGAACCCCTGAAGAAAAGAATATGATTTTCTCTGGATTGTTAAGTCATGTGTGTGATTTGATGGTGGATCAGTTCGGGAATTATCTTATTCAAACAATATTTGAAGTATGCAGTGTGGAACAGATGGATCAGTTGCTTTGGTTGGTGACAGATGATTTATTAAACCTCTTTCATATTTGTCTCGATATCCATGG GGCAAAAGCTATGCAGAAGATTCTCGAGCATCTGAGAACACGGGAACAAACGGCTCATGTTCTGTCTGTTTTGAGGAGATTAACTGTTCTTCTCTCAAAGAGTAAGATTGGTCAACATGTGATTCATCACTGTTTGAAATCCTTCTCTCATGAGGAAAACAAG CACATTCTCAATGAGGTAGCCACTCATTGTGTGGAAATAGCTACGGACCAAAATGGATGTCGTGTTCTAAAACAATGTGTATTCCATGCTCAAGGAGAACTCCAGGATCGACTCGTGCTTGAGATAGCAGTGAATTCGGTGTTCTTATCCGAACATGCTTACGG GAACTATGTTGTACAGTATCTGTTAGAACTCAGGATCCCGCGTGTGACAGCAGCTATTTTAGCCCAGTTATCAGGAAACTTTGTTGCTCTATCCTTGAACAAACATGGAAGCCACGTGGTGGAACAATGTATGAAAAACTCGGGAGGCGATAAAGTGATAGAGATTATCAATGAGATCATTAACAATCCAAAGTTCTTGACAGTTCTTCAAGATCCTTACGGAAACTTTGTTGCTCAATCTGCGCTAAAATTTTCTAAG GGAACATTTCTTCATAAAAACATGGTCGCACTCATTCTTGAACACTACCCGTTCCTGCACAGTCATCCGCATGGACAGAGAGTTCTAACAAAGATCAAAGGAAGAAAGAATTTGGGAGATCATGTAAAGTATGTTCTACGTTCCAGTCACATGTAA
- the LOC140841892 gene encoding gallate 1-beta-glucosyltransferase 84A24-like, protein MGSAVPYDESLHNIHIFMVTFPGQGHVNPILRLAKRLAYSGLLVTISAPEYVGQSIRKANSIAEDKPTPVGRGFIRFEFFDDGWSLDDLNRGDLDLYLGQLEVTGRENLIKIIREHEEKGIPVSCLINNPFIPWVSDVAESLGIPSAMLWVQSCASFSAYYHFCHNLVPFPSENDPQIDVQLPFVPLLRYDEIPSFLHPSTPYPFLRRAILGQFKNLTKPFCILMDTFEELEHEIVEHMSKNCRPIKTIGPLFKELDTPPTSSNATIRVDFLTADNCTEFLDSKPVGTVVYISFGSVVYLTQEQVDEIAYGLLSSGVSFLWVLKPPGPESGRQPHVLPEGFMEKAGDQGKIVQWSPQEEVLAHHSTACFVTHCGWNSTMEALASGVPVVAFPQWGDQVTDAKFLVDVFKVGIRLCRGEAEGNIVNRDEVERCLREATGGGPKAAEMKKNALKWKKAAAEAVAEGGTSHRNMQDFVDEIVRIRGLRDQTANS, encoded by the coding sequence ATGGGCTCTGCGGTTCCCTACGATGAATCTCTGCACAATATCCATATTTTCATGGTAACTTTTCCAGGTCAGGGACATGTAAACCCGATTCTAAGGTTGGCCAAAAGGCTCGCATACTCGGGTCTGCTCGTCACCATTTCTGCTCCCGAGTACGTGGGTCAAAGTATCCGGAAAGCCAATAGCATCGCCGAAGACAAGCCGACTCCAGTGGGTCGGGGATTCATACGTTTCGAATTCTTTGACGACGGGTGGAGTTTGGACGATCTCAACCGAGGTGATCTCGACTTGTACTTGGGTCAACTAGAGGTTACAGGCCGAGAAAATCTCATCAAGATTATTAGAGAGCATGAAGAGAAAGGCATACCGGTTTCTTGTCTGATTAATAATCCTTTCATCCCCTGGGTTTCTGATGTTGCGGAGAGTTTAGGGATCCCGAGCGCCATGCTTTGGGTCCAATCTTGCGCTTCTTTTTCAGCGTATTACCATTTCTGCCATAATCTCGTGCCTTTTCCCAGCGAAAATGATCCGCAAATCGACGTGCAGTTGCCGTTTGTGCCTCTGTTGAGGTACGATGAAATCCCCAGTTTTTTACATCCTAGTACTCCGTACCCTTTTCTGAGAAGGGCCATTTTGGGTCAGTTCAAGAACTTGACGAAACCTTTCTGCATATTGATGGACACATTTGAAGAGCTGGAGCACGAAATTGTTGAACACATGTCCAAGAATTGCCGTCCAATCAAGACTATTGGCCCTCTATTCAAAGAATTGGACACCCCACCTACGTCCTCAAACGCGACAATTCGTGTGGACTTTTTGACCGCAGACAATTGCACAGAGTTTTTGGACTCGAAACCTGTCGGCACAGTAGTATACATTTCATTTGGAAGTGTCGTCTATTTGACGCAAGAACAAGTAGACGAGATTGCTTACGGGCTTCTGAGTTCCGGGGTTTCGTTTCTATGGGTTCTGAAGCCTCCGGGGCCGGAAAGCGGCCGGCAACCACATGTTCTGCCTGAAGGGTTTATGGAGAAAGCAGGTGATCAAGGAAAAATAGTGCAGTGGAGCCCACAGGAGGAGGTGCTGGCGCACCATTCCACCGCCTGCTTCGTCACTCACTGCGGCTGGAACTCGACGATGGAGGCGTTGGCCAGCGGTGTCCCAGTAGTGGCGTTCCCTCAGTGGGGTGATCAGGTGACGGATGCTAAGTTCTTGGTTGATGTCTTTAAGGTTGGGATCCGGTTGTGTCGGGGAGAGGCTGAGGGGAACATTGTTAACCGGGACGAAGTGGAAAGGTGCTTGAGAGAAGCGACAGGCGGAGGCCCCAAGGCGGCGGAGATGAAGAAGAACGCCCTCAAGTGGAAGAAAGCGGCAGCTGAGGCGGTGGCAGAGGGTGGGACTTCTCATCGGAATATGCAAGATTTTGTGGACGAGATCGTTAGGATAAGAGGATTGCGGGACCAAACGGCAAATTCTTAG